One part of the Algibacter sp. L1A34 genome encodes these proteins:
- a CDS encoding phosphodiester glycosidase family protein — MKNVLYLVLAVIIGGLLLSGKFIEDKIIWEEIDEGLYYTTYNAPIKSSHSDSKIDILKISSKLYDFNLLSAKEKGGSSKTAKDWSKQENQIAVINAGMYRADHLTNVGFMKNFNVVNNGSLNSDNTIAAFNRKTDSVPEFQIIDLTCQDWDVLKTQYNSFSQSIRMMDCNQKNRWSQQSKKWSMVVIGKDKEDNVLFIFSRSPYSVHDFINILAKSSLNLHNLMYLEGGPEASFYLSHNKTAIEKMGSYETGFNENDNNNQFWPIPNVIGISKK; from the coding sequence ATGAAAAATGTTTTATACTTAGTTCTAGCTGTAATAATAGGGGGTCTGCTTTTGTCGGGTAAATTTATAGAAGATAAAATAATTTGGGAAGAAATCGATGAAGGTCTGTATTATACAACATACAATGCGCCAATAAAGTCAAGTCATAGCGATAGTAAAATTGATATTTTAAAAATTTCTTCTAAATTATACGATTTCAATTTATTGAGTGCCAAAGAAAAAGGAGGTAGCTCTAAAACAGCCAAAGATTGGTCTAAGCAAGAAAATCAAATTGCAGTAATAAATGCAGGCATGTACAGAGCAGACCATTTAACAAATGTTGGTTTCATGAAAAATTTTAATGTTGTTAATAATGGAAGTTTAAATAGTGATAACACCATTGCTGCTTTTAATAGAAAAACGGATAGTGTTCCAGAATTTCAAATTATAGATTTAACCTGTCAAGATTGGGACGTTTTAAAAACACAGTACAATTCATTCTCACAATCTATTAGAATGATGGATTGTAACCAAAAAAATAGATGGAGTCAGCAAAGTAAAAAATGGAGTATGGTGGTTATTGGCAAGGATAAGGAAGATAATGTTCTTTTTATTTTTTCTAGATCGCCATATTCGGTGCACGATTTTATTAATATACTAGCAAAATCTTCATTAAACCTACATAATTTAATGTATTTAGAAGGTGGACCAGAAGCTTCTTTTTACCTTAGTCATAACAAAACAGCCATTGAAAAGATGGGAAGTTATGAAACGGGCTTCAATGAAAACGATAACAACAATCAGTTTTGGCCAATACCAAATGTCATTGGAATTTCAAAAAAATAA
- a CDS encoding toxin-antitoxin system YwqK family antitoxin, whose product MNKIILLICLIIISKLSAQETYLMWNDVETQRFGKDVLFKNDKKLLEGDYKIAENSGAYTEVSFKNGKMVGAKKDYNMSGKLDQEMTFNDNGQANGKSITYYSDGSINEDFKYKNGLKEGEWKTYSKNGDLQRTESYKNDLKEGKWVVHLKDARLGTKLIETTFYKSNKPTGSWSQKTEDGRMIWEKDYTAAKDYIKKDYHVNGKLASKETYVDGKFDGVSTYFDSSSILLSEKKYAEGYLKSETNFYANGNKKEIVDSKDGYKDGVYKKYSKTGDLTLEGQYKIGYQTGVWTAYTSDQMLQKTTTFVDGKKNGICKTYNAAGNVYSEGLYAKDERTGLWKYYKLNGKIEKEIEYKNDKIISEKEYN is encoded by the coding sequence ATGAATAAGATAATTCTATTAATTTGCTTAATAATTATATCAAAATTAAGTGCTCAAGAAACCTATTTAATGTGGAACGATGTCGAAACACAACGATTTGGAAAAGATGTTTTGTTTAAAAATGATAAAAAACTATTAGAAGGCGATTATAAAATTGCTGAAAATAGTGGAGCTTATACTGAAGTTAGTTTTAAAAACGGTAAAATGGTAGGTGCCAAGAAGGATTATAATATGTCTGGAAAGCTAGATCAAGAAATGACTTTTAATGACAACGGGCAAGCCAACGGAAAAAGTATTACTTATTATTCCGATGGAAGCATAAACGAAGATTTTAAATATAAAAATGGTTTAAAAGAAGGTGAATGGAAAACCTATAGTAAAAATGGCGATTTGCAAAGAACCGAATCGTACAAAAATGATTTAAAAGAAGGAAAATGGGTGGTGCATTTAAAAGATGCAAGATTAGGAACAAAATTAATTGAAACCACGTTTTATAAAAGTAACAAACCTACAGGCTCTTGGTCACAGAAGACAGAAGATGGTCGTATGATTTGGGAGAAAGATTACACAGCAGCAAAAGACTATATTAAGAAAGATTACCATGTTAATGGCAAATTAGCGTCTAAAGAAACTTATGTAGATGGTAAGTTCGATGGTGTTAGTACGTATTTTGATTCTTCAAGCATTTTGTTAAGTGAAAAGAAATATGCTGAAGGTTATTTAAAATCTGAAACTAATTTTTATGCCAACGGAAATAAAAAAGAAATTGTAGATTCTAAAGATGGTTATAAGGATGGTGTTTATAAAAAATATTCTAAAACAGGCGATTTAACCTTAGAAGGGCAATATAAAATTGGCTATCAAACAGGTGTTTGGACCGCTTATACAAGTGACCAGATGCTTCAAAAAACCACAACTTTTGTAGATGGTAAAAAGAATGGTATTTGTAAAACTTACAATGCTGCAGGTAATGTGTATAGTGAAGGTTTATATGCAAAGGATGAAAGAACTGGTTTATGGAAATACTATAAATTAAACGGGAAAATTGAAAAAGAGATAGAATACAAGAATGATAAAATAATATCAGAAAAAGAATATAATTAG